The genomic DNA GCTCTCGCCTCGGTCGGCGTCGTCCAGTTCGCCAATGCCGACGGCCTGAAGGCCGATACGAACGGGAACTATCTCCAGACGGTCGATTCGGGGCCTCCGCTCGCGGGCCTCAACGGCAGCACGATCTCGGGCGCGAGCAACGAGCAATCGAACACCGACATTGCGACCGAATTCTCTAAGATGATCGTAACCCAGCAGGCTTACTCTGCGAACACGCGCGTCATGTCGACGGCCCAGACGATGATGTCTGATCTGCTCAACGTGATCCGCTGAGTGAGGGTGCGATTCGAGCCGCGGAGGCCGTGACATGTCGCTGAATGCGATCTCCACCTCGAGCGCAGGCCTCGCCGCCACCCAGGCGGCGATCAACATCGTCTCGCAGAACGTCGCCAATGCCGGGACGGCGGGCTACGTCAAGCGCACGCTCTCGACGGTCGCCACCGGGACGAACAATTCCGGCGTGGCCGCCGGCACGATCACCCGCAGCTTCGATGCCGCGGCGCTGAACCAGCTCCGGCTGGAGACCTCGGGGGCCGCCTACACGGGCACCAAGTCCGGCATCGCCGCCCAGCTCGACGCCCTCTACGGCGTGCCCGGCAGCGCTACCTCCCTCGACGGGACGCTGAACACCTTCACCCAATCGCTCCAGGAACTCGCCGCGAACCCGACCTCGGCGGCCGCCCGCACGACGGTGCTGGGCAATGCCGCGGCCGTCGCGAGCCTCATCAACAGCGCCGCCGGAACGGTGCAGAACCTGCGCACCGGCCTCGAGTCGCAGCTCGGCACCGACACGAGCGCGGCGAGCACGATCCTGTCCAACATCGCGACGCTCAACGGCAAGATCCAGAACACCACTGACAGCACCTCGCTGACCGATCTTCAGGACCAGCGCGACCAGGCGATCAACAGCCTGTCGAGCTACATGGACGTGCAGACGGTCCAGCAGCGCGACGGCACGGTCTCGGTCATGACCCAGTCGGGCGTGACGCTGGTCGACCGCGGGAACGCCGCGACCCTGACCTTCGACGGACGCGGCGTGCTCAGCCCCACCGCGAGCTACGCGACCGACCCCGCCCAGCGGACGGTCGGAACCATCACGGCGACGCTGCCGGGCGGCGGCAAGATCGACCTCGGCGCCCCCGGCGTGCTGCGGTCCGGCAGCCTGGCCGCCGAGATCGAGATGCGCGACCAGACCCTGCCGCAGGCGCAGCGGCAGCTCGACGATCTCGCGGCCGGCCTCTCGAAGGCGCTCACGAATACCGCGACCACCGGGACGTACAGCGGGACCGACACGCAGATCAGCGTCTCGACGATGCAGCCCGGGAACACGATCACCTTCCCGGTCACCGACAACACCGGGGCCGTGCGCAACGTGACGCTGGTGGCGTCCGCGACCTCCAGCGGCGCGGTCGTGCCCGCCGCGCAGACCACGGATGCCAGCGGCCTCACGCTGACCTTCAATGCCAGCGGCGGGCCCGGCACCTACGCGGCGGCGATCCAGTCCGCCTTCGCCACGTTCAACGCCTCCGGCAGCACCTACAAGCTGCCGACACTGTCGGCGAGTCCGGTCTCCTCGACCGCCACCAGCGCGACGCTGACGCTGGGGGCGGCCGGCAAGGTCGCCGGCGCGGCGAGCGCCAGCGTCACGGCCGTCTCGGCGTCGGACCTGAACACCGGCAACCCGTCGCTCGCGATGTTCGTCGACGGTACGGGCAACAAGCTCTACACCGGCACGTTCGACGGCGGCTCGCAGCTCACTGGTTTCGCCCAGCGCATCACGGTCAACGGCGCGCTGGCGGGCAACACCGCCGCGCTGACGGCGACGAGCGCCACGGACACGAGCACGTCGGGCGCCCGCGCCCAGAAGCTGTTCACGGCGCTCACCGCGAACCAGCAGACCTTCTCGTCGTCGAGCGGCATCGGCGGCGTCTCGGCCCCCTACAGCGCCACCGTGATCGGTTTCGCGCAGGACATCGTGTCCACGCAGGGGGCCAACGCGTCGAACGCCGCCGCTCTCGACGCCACCCAGCAGACGGCGCTCTCCACCGCGCAGAGCCGGTTCTCCGCCGGGGCGGGCGTCAACATCGACCAAGAGATGTCGAACCTGATCGCCCTGCAGACCGCGTACGGCGCCAACGCCCGGGTGCTCACCGCGGCCCGCGACATGCTCAACCAGCTGCTGCAGATCTGATCATGACGACGATCACGCCCTTCGCGGCCGGCTCCTACATCACCAACCGCAACGCCTCTCAGCTCCAGGCGCTGAAGAGCCAGCTCAACGACCTGACCAACCAGCTCTCGAGCGGTCAGGTCTCGCAGACCTATGGCGGCCTCGGCTCCGGGCGGTCGACGGCTCTGTCCGCGCAGGCCACCCTGAGCGCGCTCTCCGGCTACGCCGCCGGAATCACCGCCGCGCAGACCCGGACCGACCTCGCGGTCACGAGCCTGACGCAGGTTGCGACCCTCGGCACCTCCACCGGGACGATGCTCCAGAACGGCCTGCAGAGCGTGGCGGCGAACTCGGTCTCCGGCCGGTCGACGGCGCTGGCCAACCTGCAGACGGCGCTCGACACGCTCAACGAATCGGCGGCGGGCAACTACCTGTTCGGCGGCACCGACACCACGACCCAGCCGGTGGTCGATTCGAGCAAGATCCTCAACGGCACGACCGACGCGAGCGGCAACACGCTCGACGGCCTCTCGACCCTGATCTCGCAGCGGGTCACCGCCGAGCTCGGCGCGGGGGGCAACGGCCGCCTGACGCAGACTCTGGCCAGCCCGGCCACGAGCGTGCGGGTCACCGAAGAGTCGAACAACCTGACCCGAGGGCAATTCGGCTTCACCCTGGCGGGCGCGCCGACCACGACCGGCTCGGCGATCGGCGCGACCTACACGGCGGGCACGGCCACGAGCCCGGGCAGCTTCAGCCTCAGCATGACGACGCAGCCGAGCGCCGGCGACACCGTGTCGTTCGCGCTGAAGATGGCCGACGGCACCTCCACGACGATCACGCTCACGGCCGCGACGAGCGCGGACCCGAAATCGATCACCAACTTCGCCATCGGCTCGACGCCCGCCCAGACGATGGCCAACCTGTCGGCGACACTGAGCAACGCGCTGACCGGTGCGGCCAACAGCACGCTGGCGGTGAACGCCACCGCGGCGACCGCGTCGAACTTCTTCTCCGGCGCGGCGGAAGGCGGCCCGTCGGGGTCGGGCGTGATGCCGCAGCGCATCCTGTACGATGGCACCACCCCGGTCGGCTACAGGGCGGCCACGCCTCAGGACACGGTGCTGTGGTACCAGGGCGAGAACACCTACACGCAGCCCGCGCCGCCGGCAGTCCCGCAGCCGACCTCGGCGATCGACACGCAGTCGGTCCAGGTGAGCGCGACCGGGAGCGTCGGGACAGGCGCCCGCGCCAACGATCCCGCGGTCCAGAACGTGCTCGCCGGCCTGGCGACCATGGCCTTCGGCCTGCCCACCACGAACGACGCCAACACCTACAACACCTACCAGACGGTGGCGACGAAGGCCGGCAGCCTGCTCTCGTCCGCCAACCAGACCCCGAGCGTCCAGGACACGGTCACGCAGCTCACCGTCGCGTCGACGCGGCTCTCGAATGCCGGCACGACCAACAAGGCGCTCCAGAACACCGTCCAGAATACCCTGGACGGGATCGAGCAGATCTCCCCCGAGGAGGTCATCACCAAGCTGCTCGACGTGCAGAACCGGCTCCAGGCCAGCTATCAGGTGACCGCGACGCTCTCGAAGCTCTCCCTCGTGAACTACATCAGCTGAGCTGATCGCCGAGACCGGTCAACGCGCGCCTGACGCTCGAAAAATCTCGCGACGTGTCGGGTTCACCATAGTCTTGCCGCTTTCCGGGAATGAAGCGCAGCGTGCGGTCGCGCCCACGCGCCGTCATTCGATTGAGGAGAGGTCGGCATGGCGCTGTCCGGACCCATCGAACTCGTCCTCCGCCTGGGAGCCGTCCCGCGTAGCGGCGCGATCGTCCTGGTCGAGCAGGCCGTCGACACCTACCTCGCGGGCTACGTGCATCCCGAAGAGCGCGCCATCGCCCTCGACATCCTGCTGCGGGACCTCGCCCGCCTGCGCATCCACGAGCCCGACCTCGACGGGTTCGTCGGCGAGGTCGAGCACTACATCGACCTGCTTCACCGGGATCTCGCCCGCCAGGCCGCCTGAGATGCGCGGCCGGATCCCGGTCTGCGCTGCCCTCGCGGCGATCGTGGCCGGCGCTGGCCCGGCCGAGGCCCTCGACCTGCGGGATCTGCCCGTGATCCCGGGGCCGGTGCCGTGCCCGTCCAAGGGCCAGGGCTTCGTGCGGCTGCCGGGGAGCGGCAGCTGCCTCCGCGTCTCGGGCCGCGTCGTCGCGGGGGCGGATCTGGCCGCGGGGAGCGGCGTCGCGGCAGCGCCAGTTGTCGCCGGCCGCATCGCGGTCGACAACCGCGTCGACACCGATCTCGGCGAGGTGCGGACCTACGTCCGGATCGGCGCCGGCCGCCGTCCGGGCGGGCCCTAGAGGTTGCGCGAGAGGACCAGCGGCCCGCTGCGCACGCCGCGGCCGTACGGGGACGGCGCTGGCGTCTGCCGCCCGTAGCCGGAGGGGAGCTGTGCCCGGCCGATCTCCTCCGCCAAGGTCTTGATCAGCCCTTCCGAGACGGTCTTGGCGCTGGCGAGCACCGTCTGGTTCGCCTCCACGGCCGCGGTGAACCGCCGGTGGGCGGTGCGCAGGGCCTCGACCCCGTCGGGATGGAAGCGCTTCAGTGCGACGGCGTTCGCCTTCGCGACCTCGAGACCCTGCATGTAGGCGGCGGCCAGCGCGGCCTTCGGCTCGGCCGCGGCGACGCCCTCCTGCAGTCGCCCTTCCCGGACGTAGGCCGCCTCTTCGGCGAGCACGGCTTCCAGCGCGGCCATGTTGCCGAGCACGCCCGCCACCAGGGCCTCGGCGGTGATCCGGTCCCCGACGCGCAGCGGTTCAGCCCTTTGCATGGATCGCTCCCTCGCTCGCCGCGCCCTGCATCTTCATGATCTCACGGAAAACCGAATCGGCGATGCCGACTCCGCCGCTCTTCACGATCTGCTTCGCGTATTCCTTGGTCAGCATCGAGCGGTAGACACCGCCGCCGGTCCCGTTCTCGCCGAGCGGCCCGTCGGTGCCCTCCGACTGGGTCAGCCGGTCGAGGCTGTTCTCCAGGAACATCGATTCGAACTCGGTCGCCGTCTTCAAGGCCTTGGCCTTGTTGGCGGTCTTGATGATCCCGTCGACGGCGCTCCCGGCCACCGAGGTTCCGACGCTGGCGGCGGCGCTGGCCGCGAGACTGGCGAGTTGCAGCATGGATCGTCCCTTCGCGTCCGTTCGGTCACATCAGCTCGATATCGGCCTGGAGCGCGCCCGCGGCCTTGATCGCCTGGAGGATCGAGATGAGATCCCGCGGGCCGACGCCCAGGGCGTTGAGACCGTCGACCAGCTCGCGCAGGCTAACACCCTCCTTCACCAGGGCGAGCTTGTTTCCGTCCCCGGTATCGACCTTCACCCCCGTGCGCGGCACCACGACGGTGCGTCCGTCGGAGAACGGCGCCGGCTGGCTGACCTGCGGCTGCTCGGTGATGGTGACGGTGAGGTTGCCCTGGGCGATGGCCACCGTCGACACGCGCACGTCCCGGCCCATGACGATGATGCCGGAACGCTCGTCGACCACGACCCGGGCGGTCTGGTCAGGCTCGACCTTCAGCTGCTCCACCTCGGTGATGAGGCGGATCATGTTGCCGTTGTAGCGGGACGGGATCTGGATCGTGACGGTGGCCGGGTCGGTGGGCTCGGCGGTGTCGGCGCCCATGAAGTCGTTGATCGCCGCGGCGATCCGCTTCGAGGTGGTGAAATCCGGGTTGCGCAGCGACAGACGCAGCGAGCGGGCGTCGTTCAGCTTGAAGGCGATCTCGCGCTCGATATTGGCGCCGTTGGAAATCCGGCCGTTGGTCGGCACGCCCCGGGTGATCTTCGCGGCATCGCCCTCGGCGGCGAAGCCGGCGATCGCCACCGAGCCCTGCGCCAGGGCGTAGACCTCGCCGTCGGCGCCGAGCAGCGGCGTCACCAGCAGGGTGCCGCCCTGGAGGGACTTGGCGTCGCCCAGCGACGAGACCGTCACGTCGATCCGGGTGCCCTGCGCGGCGAAGGGCGGCAGGCTCGCGGTCACCATCACGGCGGCGAGGTTCTGCGTGCGCATCGTGGCGCCGCGGGTGTTGACGCCGAGGCGCTCCAGCATGGCCTGAAGCGACTGCTTGGTGAACGGGATGTTGTTCAGCGTGTCGCCGGTTCCGTTGAGGCCGACCACGATGCCGTAGCCGACGAGCTGGTTCTGGCGAACGCCCTCGATGGAGGCGAGATCCTTGACGCGCGACAGGGCGAGCGCCGGCACGGACAGCGCGGCGAGAAGCAGGGCGCCCGCGAGGGCGACCGAGAGAGACCGGAGAGGACTGAACGCGTGACGCGGGCGCATGCCGTGTTTCGACCGTGACGGACCTGCCCCCATCCTGCCAGGGTCGTGCCAGCCGCCAGATCTGTGCAAGCCATTGAAGAAAACAAAGTTTTTCCGGGCCAGGTCTGGCCTCGCGCCTCGCGGTGCCGGCACCGAACCTGCCGACCCGGCAGCTTCTGCCGGCTTGTTTACCCGCGCTTAACCCTGGCGGCCGAATTTCCGGTTCTGCGCGGGGGCGCTTGGAGCAACGCGAACCGGATCATGCGTGTCGAGACTCGCCAGCCGATCCAGAGCGCCGGCGGTGTCGCGTCCGCCCGGAAGCCCGAGGGCGGCGCAGCCTTCAGCCTCGGCGCGGCCCCGTCGTCGACGACGTCTGCCGGCGCGCCGGCCGCCGCCGCGACGCTCGCCGGGCTCGACGCGGTCCTGCTTCTCCAGGCCGAGGCCGACACGCCCCAGGAGCGGCGGCGGCGCTCCGCCCAGCGCGGCCAGGACCTCCTCGACGGCCTCGACCGGCTGAAGGCGGCACTGCTCGGCGGCCGCGTCGCGCCGCAGGATCTGCGCGCCATCGCCGGCCGCCTGAACGAGCGTGCCGGCCTCTCGGGGGATCCCCGGCTCGACGGCCTGATGGCCGAGATCGAACTGCGCGCCGCGGTGGAACTCGCCAAGTTGGAGATGGCCCGGCGCGTCTGACCGGGCTTCCGCCCCTGACCCTGGGCGCATCCCGGTACCGCGCCCGGCGAGCGCCCGATCCCGCTACCCCGCCCGCCGCTTCGGGCCCGTCGGCAGCATCTGCGGCTCGCCCGGTCCGGTCTCGACGCCGAGATCCGGCACCGCGATGATCGGTGCGCCGCGCAGGTCCTTGCGGGTGACGATGGCGCCGCGCTCCTCGAGATAGGCCAGCATCCGCCGCGCCCGGCCGCCCGAGCTGGTGCCGTAGGCCTCGGCCAGCACGGTGTCGGTGGGGCAGGGGGCGCCCTCGATGGCGGCCCGCGCGACCACGAGGAACAGGCCGGCGAGGTCGTCCGGCAGGCCGGCCGCGATCGCCTGGGCCTGCTCCCAGCCGGAATTGTCCGCGACCGCGCCGCCGGCCTCGGCCCGCGCGACCGCGAGGCGCCGCTTGAACTCGGGCAGACCCATCGTGTCGCCGCGCAGGCGCCGGATCCGGCAGCGGACCGTGAAGTCCTGGTAGAGCGTGGCGGGAGTGCAGGCGGCGGCGTCGGCATCCGCCAGCACGGAGGCCAGCACCTCGGCGAGCGCCGCCTCGCGGGCCTCCGGGTCCATGGGTTCCTCCTCCGGCTCCTCCGCCGGAGCCGGCGGACGGTAATTGGCGAGCTGGACGAGCACGTCTGGCGCCGGCGCGGGGCGCGGCTTCGGCCGCGGCGCCAGCGGCGCGACGGTCTCGGCGGGGCTCGCTGTGAGGATCAGCGCGCGGGCATCCTCCAGGGCGTCGGGCAGCGGCACGAGGACCGGCGAGGAACTCCGGCTCACGGTCTGGGTCGGCCCGACCGCGATGGTGAGCGGGCGCCGGGACAGGGCCGGTCCCAGGGCCACGAAATGCCCGCGCGGTAGGTCACGGAACGTCTCGGCCTGCCGGCGCTCCAGCCCGAGGAGGTCGGCGGCGCGTGCCATGTCGATGTCGAGGAAGGTCCGGCCCATCAGGAAGTTCGAGGCCTCGGCCGCGACGTTCTTGGCGAGCTTGGCGAGGCGCTGCGTGGCGATGATGCCGGCGAGCCCGCGCTTGCGGCCGCGGCACATGAGGTTGGTCATCGCGCCGAGCGACAGGCGCCTGGCCTCGTCTGAGACCTCGCCGGCGGCCGCGGGCGCGAAGAGCTGCGCCTCGTCCACGGCCACCAGCATCGGGTACCAATGGTCGCGGTCGGCGTCGAACAGGCCGCCCAGGAAGGCGGCGGCGGCCCGCATCTGGCCGTCGGCGTCGAGATTCTCCAGCGACAGCACCACCGAGACCCGGTGGGTCCGCACCCGGGCGGCGATCCGCTGCAGGGCGACGTCGTCGCCGTCGGCCTCCACCACGACGTGGCCGTAGCGGTCGGCGAGGCTGGCGAAGTCGCCCTCCGGATCGATGATCGCCTGCTGCACGAGGCCGGCGCTCTGCTCGAGCAGCCGCCGCAGCAGGTGCGATTTGCCGGACCCGGAATTGCCCTGAACCAGGAGCCGCGTGGCGAGCAGTTCGGTGAGGTCGAGGAGCGCGGGGCGCTCGCCGGTCAGGCCGAGATCGATGTCGGAACGCATGGGGCCTCATAGCACGGCCCGGCGGGTCCGGGTGTGCCGCCGCGGCACTGTCCACGCTTCCCGCATGTGGGCCGCGTGTGGGCCGCATGCGGGCGTCGGTCCGCGGCGTGGCTCCGCCGCCGGTGCGCGATCGGGCCGTCAACCCCCTTGCGGGAGCCCCAGGCTCCGCTCTTCCGCCCTGGACCCCGACATGGCGGCCCTGTAGGCCCACGGCCCTTCTCTCCAGTCCCGGATCCACAACACGATGGCGGCCTGCGGCCTCGATTTCGGCACGTCGAACACCACGCTCGGGCATCTTGGCCCGGACGGCCCGACGCTGCTGCCCTTGGAGGGCGCGCACCGGACAATCCCGAGCGCGATCTTCTTCGAGCTCGGACGGGAGCCGATCATCGGCCGGGCCGCCACGGCGGCCTATGTCGAGGGCCGGTCCGGCCGGCTGATGCGCGGGCTGAAATCCGTGCTCGGCACGCCGCTCATGGATGAGGCGACCCCGGTCGGCCGCCAGCGGTTGCGCCTGCGCGACGTCATCGCCCGCTACCTCACCGCCGTGAAGGCGCGGGCGGAGGCCGCCAGCGGCCAGAGCCTCGACACGGTGGTCCACGGCCGCCCGGTCCACTTCGTCGACGGCGACCCGGAGGCGGATCGCCGCGCGGAGGACACGCTGCGCGACATCGCCCGCGACGTCGGCTTCCGGGAGGTCTCGTTCCAGTACGAGCCAATCGCCGCGGCACTCGACTACGAGCGCCAGGTCCGCGCGGAGGAGATCGCCCTCGTCGCCGACATCGGCGGCGGCACCTCGGACTTCTCCATCGTGCGCCTCGCGCCGGAGCGGCGGGGGCGGCCGGACCGGGCCGGCGACATCCTGGCCAACGACGGGGTGCGGATCGGCGGCACCGATTTCGACCGACAGCTCAGCCTCGGAACGGTGATGCCGCTCCTGGGCCTCGGAAGCCCGATGCGCCGCGGCGACCTCGCGGTGCCGAACGCCTACTACCACGACCTCGCCACGTGGTCGGCGATCAACCGCCTCTACAATCAGAAGACCCTGCGCGAGATCGACGAGGTCATCCGCGACGGCGCCCGGCCCGACCTGCTCGCGCGGCTGCGCGAGGCGGTGGAGGGCGAGCGCGGTCACGCCCTGGCCGGGGCAGTGGAGAGCGCCAAGATCGCGGCGTCCGAACAGGACGCGACCCTGCTCGACCTCGGCCTCCTGGAGCCCGGGCTCGCGGTCCCGGTGGATCGCGCGACCCTGTCCGCCCAGACGGGGGACCTCGCCCGCGCCGTCGCGGCCCGGATCGCGCGCTGCCTCGCGCAGGCGGAGCTGACGGCCGACCGGGTCGACGCCCTGTTCCTCACCGGCGGCTCCACCGGCCTGCCGCACCTGCGCGCCGCGCTGAGGGCCGCGCTGCCGGCCGCCCGGGTGGTGGAGGGCGACACGTTCGGCTCGGTGGGACTGGGCCTGACCATCGAGGCGGCCAGCCGCGGAGCGTGAGGCCGCGCCCGGCCGGGCGCGCCGCCTCTGCGGCGATTGACGGGCCGGCCTTGATCCTCGACAAGGCGGTCCCTCCCGCTCGGAGACAACGGCGGCCCATCCGGGCTCCTCCGCGCCGCCTCGCCCGATGCTGTTCAACTCCTTCGTCTTCCTCCTCGCCTTCCTGCCGGCCGCGCTGATCCTGCACGGGCTGGTGGCGCGCGCCGCGCCCGCGTGGCGGCTGCCGCTCCTCGTCGCCCTGTCCTTCGTGTTCTATGGCTGGTGGGACGTCCGGTTCGTGCCGCTGCTGGCCGGCTCGATCCTGGCGAACTGGTGCGTGGCGCGCGCCTATCGCCGGTGGCCCGGCCGCTGGCTGATCCCGGCGGCGATCGCCGCCAACCTCGCGCTGCTCGGCGTGTTCAAGTACCTCGACTTCGCGGCCGACCTCGCCAACCTGATCCCCGGCCTGGAAGCGCAGCGGCTCGGTCTCGCCCTGCCGCTCGGCATCTCGTTCTTCACCTTCCACCACATCATGTATCTCGCCGACCTGCGGGCCGGCCGGGCGCCGGGCTTCGGGCTCGTGAAATACGCCCTCTACATC from Methylobacterium oryzae includes the following:
- the flgK gene encoding flagellar hook-associated protein FlgK, translating into MSLNAISTSSAGLAATQAAINIVSQNVANAGTAGYVKRTLSTVATGTNNSGVAAGTITRSFDAAALNQLRLETSGAAYTGTKSGIAAQLDALYGVPGSATSLDGTLNTFTQSLQELAANPTSAAARTTVLGNAAAVASLINSAAGTVQNLRTGLESQLGTDTSAASTILSNIATLNGKIQNTTDSTSLTDLQDQRDQAINSLSSYMDVQTVQQRDGTVSVMTQSGVTLVDRGNAATLTFDGRGVLSPTASYATDPAQRTVGTITATLPGGGKIDLGAPGVLRSGSLAAEIEMRDQTLPQAQRQLDDLAAGLSKALTNTATTGTYSGTDTQISVSTMQPGNTITFPVTDNTGAVRNVTLVASATSSGAVVPAAQTTDASGLTLTFNASGGPGTYAAAIQSAFATFNASGSTYKLPTLSASPVSSTATSATLTLGAAGKVAGAASASVTAVSASDLNTGNPSLAMFVDGTGNKLYTGTFDGGSQLTGFAQRITVNGALAGNTAALTATSATDTSTSGARAQKLFTALTANQQTFSSSSGIGGVSAPYSATVIGFAQDIVSTQGANASNAAALDATQQTALSTAQSRFSAGAGVNIDQEMSNLIALQTAYGANARVLTAARDMLNQLLQI
- a CDS encoding rod-binding protein, which translates into the protein MLQLASLAASAAASVGTSVAGSAVDGIIKTANKAKALKTATEFESMFLENSLDRLTQSEGTDGPLGENGTGGGVYRSMLTKEYAKQIVKSGGVGIADSVFREIMKMQGAASEGAIHAKG
- a CDS encoding flagellar basal body P-ring protein FlgI, translated to MRPRHAFSPLRSLSVALAGALLLAALSVPALALSRVKDLASIEGVRQNQLVGYGIVVGLNGTGDTLNNIPFTKQSLQAMLERLGVNTRGATMRTQNLAAVMVTASLPPFAAQGTRIDVTVSSLGDAKSLQGGTLLVTPLLGADGEVYALAQGSVAIAGFAAEGDAAKITRGVPTNGRISNGANIEREIAFKLNDARSLRLSLRNPDFTTSKRIAAAINDFMGADTAEPTDPATVTIQIPSRYNGNMIRLITEVEQLKVEPDQTARVVVDERSGIIVMGRDVRVSTVAIAQGNLTVTITEQPQVSQPAPFSDGRTVVVPRTGVKVDTGDGNKLALVKEGVSLRELVDGLNALGVGPRDLISILQAIKAAGALQADIELM
- a CDS encoding flagellar assembly protein FliX → MRVETRQPIQSAGGVASARKPEGGAAFSLGAAPSSTTSAGAPAAAATLAGLDAVLLLQAEADTPQERRRRSAQRGQDLLDGLDRLKAALLGGRVAPQDLRAIAGRLNERAGLSGDPRLDGLMAEIELRAAVELAKLEMARRV
- a CDS encoding ATP-binding protein; translation: MRSDIDLGLTGERPALLDLTELLATRLLVQGNSGSGKSHLLRRLLEQSAGLVQQAIIDPEGDFASLADRYGHVVVEADGDDVALQRIAARVRTHRVSVVLSLENLDADGQMRAAAAFLGGLFDADRDHWYPMLVAVDEAQLFAPAAAGEVSDEARRLSLGAMTNLMCRGRKRGLAGIIATQRLAKLAKNVAAEASNFLMGRTFLDIDMARAADLLGLERRQAETFRDLPRGHFVALGPALSRRPLTIAVGPTQTVSRSSSPVLVPLPDALEDARALILTASPAETVAPLAPRPKPRPAPAPDVLVQLANYRPPAPAEEPEEEPMDPEAREAALAEVLASVLADADAAACTPATLYQDFTVRCRIRRLRGDTMGLPEFKRRLAVARAEAGGAVADNSGWEQAQAIAAGLPDDLAGLFLVVARAAIEGAPCPTDTVLAEAYGTSSGGRARRMLAYLEERGAIVTRKDLRGAPIIAVPDLGVETGPGEPQMLPTGPKRRAG
- a CDS encoding Hsp70 family protein; the protein is MAACGLDFGTSNTTLGHLGPDGPTLLPLEGAHRTIPSAIFFELGREPIIGRAATAAYVEGRSGRLMRGLKSVLGTPLMDEATPVGRQRLRLRDVIARYLTAVKARAEAASGQSLDTVVHGRPVHFVDGDPEADRRAEDTLRDIARDVGFREVSFQYEPIAAALDYERQVRAEEIALVADIGGGTSDFSIVRLAPERRGRPDRAGDILANDGVRIGGTDFDRQLSLGTVMPLLGLGSPMRRGDLAVPNAYYHDLATWSAINRLYNQKTLREIDEVIRDGARPDLLARLREAVEGERGHALAGAVESAKIAASEQDATLLDLGLLEPGLAVPVDRATLSAQTGDLARAVAARIARCLAQAELTADRVDALFLTGGSTGLPHLRAALRAALPAARVVEGDTFGSVGLGLTIEAASRGA